In a single window of the Rhodamnia argentea isolate NSW1041297 chromosome 2, ASM2092103v1, whole genome shotgun sequence genome:
- the LOC115749953 gene encoding stigma-specific STIG1-like protein 2 → MASTMKVILVIALTMALSLAITMRTLVEETEEKPPLEGEDPLKMPDASAKIALPSKRSSRFLADTRNPRAADHCNKDGEVCTALGENYTCCNNKCVDLSYDKNNCGGCKNKCKFTYGCCGGRCTSLAYDKRNCGRCGNRCPTGDLCFYGLCNYNG, encoded by the coding sequence ATGGCATCAACCATGAAGGTGATCTTGGTGATTGCCCTGACCATGGCTTTGAGCCTCGCCATCACCATGCGAACCCTCGTCGAAGAGACGGAGGAGAAGCCGCCTTTGGAGGGAGAGGACCCCCTGAAGATGCCCGACGCGTCGGCCAAGATCGCCCTGCCTTCCAAGAGATCGAGCCGCTTCCTCGCTGACACCAGAAACCCGAGAGCCGCGGACCACTGCAACAAGGACGGCGAGGTTTGCACCGCCCTGGGCGAGAACTACACTTGCTGCAACAACAAGTGCGTCGACCTGTCCTATGACAAGAACAACTGTGGCGGGTGCAAGAACAAGTGCAAGTTTACGTACGGGTGTTGCGGCGGACGGTGCACGAGCCTGGCGTACGACAAGAGGAACTGCGGGAGATGCGGCAACCGATGCCCTACAGGTGACTTATGCTTCTACGGATTGTGTAATTACAATGGCTAG
- the LOC115749943 gene encoding cytochrome P450 72A397-like yields the protein MELSAQSIALVAVLTVLAAWTWRVVNWVWLRPKRLERLLRQQGFTGKPYAFLFKDFNENERLLMEAMSKPLAISDDIKPRVMPSLHRSFQIHGKDSFTWMGPTPSVNITNPEHVKEIFSKINDYLKPTSNPLLKLLITGLVNREGEKWAQCRKIINPAFHMEKLKLMLPAFYSSCTEMVDKWDKMVSEERSCEVDVSVDIQHLTRDVISRTAFGSSFEEGKRIFELREEQALLTSKAIRSVYIPGWRFVPTRMNRRMKNIDKEVRAPLTNIICKREKAIKAGEAASTDVLGLLLESNMRENIGMSLRDVIEECKLFYFAGQETTSVLLVWTMVLLSVHPDWQARAREEVLQTFGSRKPNFDGLNHFKIVTMILNEVLRLYPPVISLARKVQKEIKLGKPTIPAGVLLSMPILFIHHDKELWGEDAEEFKPERFAEGVSKATKNQVSFFPFGWGPRICIGLNFAMMEAKMALAMILQQFTFELSPSYAHAPGHFITLQPQYGAQVILHKAN from the exons atggagTTATCAGCACAGTCAATTGCGCTAGTGGCGGTTCTGACCGTCCTGGCTGCATGGACGTGGAGGGTGGTGAATTGGGTGTGGCTGAGGCCGAAGAGGCTGGAGAGGCTCCTGAGGCAGCAAGGCTTCACCGGCAAACCTTACGCGTTCCTGTTCAAAGACTTCAATGAGAACGAGCGTCTGCTCATGGAAGCTATGTCCAAGCCCCTCGCCATCTCCGACGACATCAAGCCTCGCGTCATGCCGTCCTTGCATCGATCCTTCCAAATCCATG GCAAAGACTCATTCACGTGGATGGGCCCAACACCAAGTGTGAACATAACGAACCCTGAACACGTGAAGGAGATCTTCTCCAAGATAAATGACTATCTCAAGCCAACCTCCAATCCCCTTCTGAAGCTGCTCATCACTGGACTCGTGAACCGCGAGGGCGAGAAATGGGCTCAATGCCGGAAAATTATCAATCCGGCATTCCACATGGAGAAGTTGAAG CTTATGTTGCCCGCTTTTTATTCAAGTTGCACTGAAATGGTAGACAAATGGGATAAAATGGTATCGGAGGAGAGATCATGTGAGGTCGACGTGTCGGTCGACATTCAACATTTGACCCGTGACGTGATCTCTCGAACAGCATTTGGTAGTAGCTTTGAAGAAGGCAAAAGGATCTTTGAACTTCGGGAGGAACAAGCCTTGCTCACAAGTAAAGCCATTCGATCGGTCTACATCCCCGGCTGGAG GTTTGTGCCCACTCGGATGaataggaggatgaagaacATAGATAAAGAAGTGCGAGCTCCGCTCACAAACATCATCTGCAAAAGAGAGAAAGCAATAAAGGCGGGGGAAGCTGCTAGCACCGATGTACTAGGGCTATTGCTAGAGTCAAACATGAGGGAGAACATTGGGATGAGCCTTCGCGATGTGATTGAAGAGTGCAAGCTTTTCTACTTCGCTGGACAAGAGACCACTTCGGTTTTGCTGGTATGGACGATGGTTTTGTTGAGTGTGCACCCAGATTGGCAAGCGCGAGCTAGGGAGGAGGTCCTCCAAACCTTTGGAAGTAGAAAACCTAACTTTGACGGGTTAAACCACTTCAAGATT GTGACGATGATCTTGAATGAGGTGTTGAGGCTATACCCACCGGTGATCTCACTAGCACGGAAGgttcaaaaggaaataaaactgGGGAAGCCGACCATACCTGCGGGAGTCCTTCTCTCAATGCCGATTCTCTTCATACACCATGATAAAGAACTGTGGGGCGAGGATGCCGAGGAGTTCAAGCCCGAGAGGTTCGCCGAGGGAGTGTCCAAGGCCACCAAAAACCAAGTCTCTTTTTTCCCATTTGGATGGGGCCCTCGTATATGCATCGGCCTGAACTTCGCAATGATGGAGGCAAAGATGGCGCTCGCCATGATACTTCAGCAATTCACATTTGAGCTCTCTCCATCTTATGCGCATGCCCCTGGGCATTTCATTACCCTCCAGCCACAGTATGGTGCGCAAGTCATCTTGCACAAGGCAAACTAA